A genomic segment from Orientia tsutsugamushi str. Boryong encodes:
- a CDS encoding aminopeptidase P family protein, with translation MKHNEQRLKQLRQKFLEFGISGYIIPSSNEYQSECAPKYARRLEYITGFSGSYGIAIITLNKAILFTDGRYLIQASNQVDLEQFQIINIKDILTTDWCSIISSDTDMIIGYDPYLLNLHSITYFQKLKLKTISPNLIDLIWNNQPSKPSTNAWIYSIDYAGQTIQDKISKLFIELKNKNVDGYFITDSTSICWLLNIRAYDTEFTPLMLSYAYLDCKDQSVYLFTNLERLNQSVKQHLNQGYQTIKLYSETDINVILKHITNKILVSESCPIGFLSPIKNKQIVKQQHDLCSTMKACKNQVEIAAAKQCHINDAVAVCEFFAWLDDIVTQHKLESINITEYSLSEMLTSFRKKQPNYICNSFDSICGFNENSAIIHYQPTNQSAKLIKGDGILLVDSGGQYLGGTTDITRTIVIGQATPLQKERYTLILKGHISLLNSVFPCGTVGSNLDVIARRNLWHHGLDYPHGTGHGVSNCLSVHEGPQSIGQYNNDVALAEGMILSNEPGYYEEGKYGIRIENLMFVKNSKYEGFLEFETLTLVPYCSDLILTSLLTNEEKEYIHHYCQRINDQVKLLLSDKAKLWIEKHISMNI, from the coding sequence TTTAGAATTTGGTATCAGTGGATACATTATTCCTTCCAGTAATGAATATCAAAGTGAATGTGCTCCGAAATATGCTAGAAGATTGGAGTATATTACCGGATTTTCTGGATCATATGGAATAGCCATAATTACATTAAATAAAGCTATATTATTTACTGATGGTAGATATTTAATTCAAGCAAGTAACCAAGTTGATTTGGAGCAATTTCAAATTATAAATATCAAAGATATTTTGACAACAGATTGGTGTAGTATTATTTCAAGTGATACAGATATGATTATAGGTTATGATCCTTATCTTTTAAACTTACACTCAATTACCTACTTTCAGAAGTTAAAATTAAAGACTATATCACCAAATTTAATTGACTTGATCTGGAATAACCAGCCTTCTAAACCATCGACTAATGCTTGGATTTACTCAATAGACTATGCAGGACAAACAATTCAGGATAAAATTTCTAAGTTATTTATTGAGCTTAAAAATAAAAATGTTGATGGATATTTTATTACTGATTCTACATCAATATGCTGGTTGCTTAATATTAGGGCATATGATACCGAATTTACACCTTTAATGCTATCATACGCTTACCTAGATTGCAAGGATCAATCAGTGTATCTTTTTACAAATTTAGAACGTTTGAATCAATCAGTAAAGCAACACCTTAATCAAGGATATCAAACTATTAAATTATATTCAGAAACTGATATTAATGTTATATTGAAGCATATTACAAATAAAATTCTTGTTAGTGAAAGCTGTCCTATAGGCTTTTTATCACCAATTAAAAATAAGCAAATTGTTAAGCAGCAACATGATTTGTGTTCAACAATGAAAGCTTGTAAAAATCAAGTTGAAATTGCTGCCGCTAAGCAATGCCATATCAATGATGCAGTAGCAGTATGCGAATTTTTTGCTTGGTTAGATGATATAGTTACTCAACATAAGCTTGAATCAATAAATATTACTGAATATAGTTTAAGCGAAATGCTTACTAGCTTTCGTAAAAAACAGCCAAATTATATTTGTAATAGCTTTGATAGCATATGTGGCTTTAATGAAAATAGTGCTATTATACATTATCAACCAACAAATCAATCTGCAAAGTTAATCAAAGGTGATGGAATTCTATTAGTAGATTCTGGAGGACAATATCTCGGTGGTACTACTGATATTACTCGTACAATAGTAATTGGACAAGCAACTCCGTTACAAAAGGAGAGATATACTTTGATTCTAAAAGGACATATATCTTTACTAAACAGTGTTTTCCCTTGTGGAACAGTAGGAAGTAATCTAGATGTTATTGCTAGAAGAAATTTATGGCATCATGGCCTTGATTATCCTCATGGTACTGGACATGGAGTTAGTAATTGTCTTAGTGTTCACGAAGGTCCTCAATCTATTGGGCAATATAATAACGATGTAGCATTAGCTGAAGGTATGATACTTTCAAATGAACCAGGGTACTATGAAGAAGGTAAGTATGGTATTAGAATAGAAAATCTTATGTTTGTTAAAAATTCAAAATATGAAGGATTTTTAGAATTTGAGACTTTAACGCTTGTTCCATATTGTAGTGATCTTATTTTAACCTCACTACTAACTAACGAAGAAAAAGAATATATTCATCATTATTGTCAAAGAATAAACGATCAAGTGAAGCTACTTCTTAGTGATAAAGCAAAACTTTGGATTGAAAAGCACATAAGTATGAATATTTGA
- a CDS encoding ATP-binding protein, translating to MHSVGDGISKNKLQEMNSELKNPHLIKHQALDSGLAFIKHLTYEMKGSIKIDSKEGHYTKFLVSIPIQTSNLNS from the coding sequence GTGCATAGCGTAGGAGATGGCATTTCAAAAAACAAATTACAAGAGATGAACTCTGAATTAAAAAATCCACACTTAATTAAGCATCAAGCATTAGATTCAGGGTTAGCATTTATCAAACATCTTACATATGAAATGAAAGGAAGCATTAAGATAGACAGTAAAGAAGGACATTATACAAAGTTTTTAGTCAGCATTCCGATACAAACTAGTAATTTAAATTCGTAA
- a CDS encoding sensor histidine kinase codes for MKNKKKNIKKTKDISQDVWTIHLPPIPVKLVSTAKERNIYLCTENMKADKYIGMKIKLQQAKDYLEEAESMKQYCIDLIQKIKYTFDLTTAKIKDLADDLLCRQSDFKEKEYKTTSVARILNCAANLQDYCNRIVYSLRGQIKLQNVHSKKFSIQKLLKDTISSLKEIAEDREISISYNVQDNINDIVIGDSCLLQTILSQLISGAIRVNKFCQVDVIVRLFTSPYRKANEKDRILRFIVRDNGKGISQEKLQEINAKFTDLHPALEYPEILNSSLEFANYIVNKLSGKLEIKSEANKFTAITCDIPVQLN; via the coding sequence ATGAAAAATAAAAAAAAGAATATCAAGAAAACGAAAGACATTTCTCAAGATGTTTGGACAATTCATCTACCACCTATTCCAGTTAAGTTAGTATCTACAGCTAAGGAAAGAAATATTTATCTTTGTACCGAAAATATGAAGGCAGATAAATATATTGGAATGAAAATAAAGCTACAACAAGCGAAAGATTATCTAGAGGAAGCTGAGTCAATGAAGCAATATTGTATAGATTTGATTCAAAAAATTAAATATACGTTTGATCTTACTACTGCTAAAATCAAAGATCTAGCAGATGATCTACTATGCAGGCAAAGTGATTTCAAAGAAAAAGAATATAAAACTACTAGCGTAGCAAGAATACTTAATTGTGCCGCTAACCTACAAGACTACTGTAACAGGATAGTTTACTCACTTAGAGGCCAAATTAAGCTTCAAAATGTACATTCAAAAAAATTTAGCATACAAAAACTATTGAAGGATACAATTAGCTCGCTGAAAGAAATTGCTGAAGATAGAGAAATATCGATCAGTTACAATGTTCAGGATAACATCAATGATATTGTTATTGGAGATAGTTGTCTATTGCAAACTATACTTAGTCAATTAATAAGTGGAGCTATTAGAGTTAATAAATTCTGTCAGGTTGATGTTATAGTTAGGTTATTTACTTCGCCGTATCGAAAGGCGAATGAAAAAGACAGAATATTAAGATTCATAGTACGTGATAACGGAAAAGGTATTTCACAAGAAAAACTACAAGAAATAAATGCAAAATTTACTGATTTGCATCCAGCATTAGAGTATCCAGAAATATTAAACTCGAGTCTAGAATTTGCAAATTACATTGTTAACAAACTAAGTGGCAAATTAGAAATAAAGAGCGAGGCAAATAAGTTCACAGCTATTACTTGCGATATACCAGTACAACTTAATTAA
- a CDS encoding tyrosine-type recombinase/integrase codes for MTSISSKFINRALRKIKIPKGEKLLIIHDPDIIGLKLKISCTVCGGIVRKTWILEQKYKNQSLKIRIVEFPYLSIKEARKIARELKTLMANGIDPRAVKHQQQIEENENRIKERERKANDITFKELCYKYIEEYAKIYTINWKENADRVHTYAQALYEKKISKIRMSDIEPIFNDISKEGKYATANALLATLRTIFNKAIKWGLIENNPTLGIEQHKLQARERRLSYDEMGRFLQVLCGEASPLIRDFALLALYTGARKSNVLEMEWDNIDFERKIWHIPKTKNGKAQNIPLTDEAMEILQARKLISTSKWVLPSSTSESGHLSHPNTAWKIICEKASIKNFRIHDLRRTFASCMWDAGESQRTISIALNHINPNSTIPYTIACMELVREYMSKAIQIISECARSYNIYNTI; via the coding sequence ATGACTTCAATATCATCAAAGTTTATAAATCGAGCACTACGTAAAATTAAAATTCCTAAGGGAGAAAAATTATTAATTATCCACGATCCAGATATAATAGGACTTAAACTGAAAATCTCATGTACAGTCTGTGGAGGAATAGTAAGAAAAACATGGATTTTAGAACAAAAATATAAAAACCAGAGTTTAAAAATAAGGATAGTGGAATTTCCATATTTATCTATTAAAGAAGCTAGAAAAATAGCAAGAGAATTAAAGACATTAATGGCGAACGGAATAGATCCAAGAGCAGTAAAACATCAACAACAGATAGAAGAAAATGAGAATCGTATAAAAGAAAGAGAAAGAAAAGCTAACGATATTACATTCAAAGAGCTGTGTTATAAGTATATTGAAGAGTATGCCAAAATATATACTATAAACTGGAAAGAGAATGCTGACAGAGTACATACTTATGCACAAGCATTATATGAAAAAAAGATAAGCAAGATTCGAATGAGTGATATTGAACCAATATTCAATGATATCAGCAAAGAGGGAAAATATGCCACAGCAAATGCATTGCTAGCAACCTTACGCACTATATTTAATAAGGCAATAAAATGGGGATTAATAGAAAACAATCCTACTCTAGGGATAGAGCAGCATAAACTGCAAGCAAGAGAGAGACGTCTAAGTTACGATGAAATGGGTAGATTTTTACAAGTATTATGCGGAGAAGCAAGTCCATTGATAAGAGATTTTGCATTACTAGCGTTATATACTGGAGCTAGAAAAAGTAATGTGTTAGAGATGGAATGGGACAATATAGATTTTGAAAGAAAAATATGGCATATACCAAAAACTAAGAACGGAAAGGCGCAAAATATACCATTAACAGATGAGGCAATGGAAATATTGCAAGCAAGGAAATTAATATCTACAAGTAAATGGGTACTACCAAGTTCTACTAGCGAAAGCGGACACTTATCGCATCCAAATACCGCATGGAAGATAATTTGTGAAAAGGCAAGCATAAAAAATTTCAGAATACACGATCTAAGAAGGACGTTTGCAAGTTGTATGTGGGATGCAGGCGAAAGTCAGAGGACAATTAGTATAGCATTGAATCATATTAATCCAAACTCAACAATACCTTATACTATAGCTTGTATGGAGTTAGTACGAGAGTATATGTCTAAGGCTATACAAATAATTAGTGAATGTGCTAGAAGTTATAATATTTATAATACTATCTGA
- a CDS encoding TraE/TraK family type IV conjugative transfer system protein, translating into MNHLFKQNAIQELVKYNKCLLSVTILLAAANIIAIMAAITKEEKWLLIPAMEPDRKMMVSSKNYHETYLKEWAIYVTKLLFTTSPNEVERQIADMKVASSNTESLNKFFHDHLQFVKGSNVSSVFFPKKVEVIKDGVLISGTLRYWFSDSKHIAVDKTYLLTYKRSPNYLLLLTGVKENGIKK; encoded by the coding sequence ATGAATCATCTCTTTAAGCAAAATGCTATACAAGAGCTGGTTAAATATAATAAATGCTTACTTTCAGTAACTATATTGCTAGCTGCAGCTAATATAATTGCGATAATGGCTGCAATTACCAAAGAAGAAAAGTGGTTATTAATTCCAGCAATGGAGCCTGATCGTAAAATGATGGTTTCATCAAAAAATTACCATGAAACCTATTTAAAGGAATGGGCAATTTATGTAACGAAACTCTTATTTACTACTTCTCCAAATGAGGTAGAAAGACAAATAGCAGACATGAAAGTTGCATCTAGTAATACTGAATCTTTAAATAAATTTTTTCATGATCACTTGCAATTTGTTAAAGGCTCAAATGTGTCTTCAGTCTTTTTTCCGAAGAAGGTTGAAGTGATAAAGGATGGAGTATTAATTAGTGGAACGCTTCGTTATTGGTTTAGCGATAGTAAACATATAGCTGTCGATAAGACTTACCTTTTGACTTACAAGCGAAGTCCTAATTACCTTTTGTTGTTAACTGGCGTTAAAGAGAATGGAATAAAAAAATGA
- a CDS encoding TrbI/VirB10 family protein produces MIGEDGRSGIKGIVVDKSSNIASMAALNGVFSNIAKFLQAKAIKPDMLPTLNLVAGGHQQQEFQIGDALQSGAYSGASNAFDKLADFAIKQADSMSPVVLIASGRVIDVVFKKGFDLREHKKKPHNLTYSQSTNNEKVNLHNKFDQSQKLEEHL; encoded by the coding sequence TTGATAGGTGAAGATGGACGTTCTGGAATTAAAGGAATCGTGGTAGATAAATCGTCTAACATAGCAAGCATGGCTGCATTAAATGGAGTATTTAGCAATATTGCTAAGTTTCTACAAGCTAAGGCTATTAAACCTGATATGCTACCAACTTTAAACCTAGTAGCTGGAGGTCATCAACAACAAGAGTTTCAGATTGGAGATGCGCTTCAGTCTGGAGCTTACTCTGGAGCTAGTAATGCTTTTGATAAGCTAGCTGATTTTGCTATAAAACAAGCTGATTCTATGAGCCCAGTCGTTCTTATTGCGTCAGGTAGAGTCATCGATGTTGTATTTAAAAAAGGTTTTGACTTACGTGAGCACAAGAAGAAGCCACATAATTTAACTTATTCACAATCAACTAACAATGAAAAAGTTAATTTGCATAATAAATTCGACCAATCACAAAAGTTAGAGGAGCATTTATAA
- the trbC gene encoding type-F conjugative transfer system pilin assembly protein TrbC produces MGQQKTFIFVSFSMSDEALKSYFAESQKAGAQLIMRGLINNSFTQTKNKTMELGISFDIDPSLFEQYKIDVVPVIVIDDEKRGLTKKLTGHIPLAIALEIMNENTQ; encoded by the coding sequence TTGGGCCAGCAAAAAACTTTTATTTTTGTCTCATTTTCAATGAGTGATGAGGCTTTAAAAAGCTATTTTGCTGAATCTCAAAAGGCTGGAGCTCAATTGATTATGCGTGGGTTAATTAATAACTCATTTACACAAACAAAGAATAAAACTATGGAGCTTGGTATTAGCTTCGATATAGATCCTAGCTTGTTTGAACAATATAAAATTGATGTTGTTCCTGTGATAGTAATAGATGATGAAAAAAGAGGATTAACCAAGAAATTAACTGGCCATATTCCTTTAGCAATAGCATTAGAAATTATGAATGAGAATACTCAATGA